From a single Nicotiana tomentosiformis chromosome 2, ASM39032v3, whole genome shotgun sequence genomic region:
- the LOC104110180 gene encoding uncharacterized protein, producing MATRQVIENQRENAEVYTDPVMCKQKSLELLKEINMPNGLLPLDDILEVGRNKETGFVWLKQKKAKEHKFKKIGKLVWYDTEVTAIVEDRRMKKLTGVKSKELLIWVTLSDISIQDPEFKKITFATPAGLSRAYPVSAFEEEEEVKN from the coding sequence ATGGCGACTCGGCAAGTTATCGAAAACCAAAGGGAAAATGCGGAAGTGTACACCGATCCAGTGATGTGCAAGCAGAAATCGCTTGAACTTCTAAAGGAAATCAACATGCCAAATGGTCTACTCCCTCTAGATGACATCTTAGAGGTGGGCCGCAACAAAGAAACCGGGTTCGTTTGGCTGAAACAGAAGAAGGCCAAAGAGCACAAGTTTAAGAAGATCGGTAAGCTCGTCTGGTACGACACTGAGGTGACGGCGATCGTTGAGGATCGTCGGATGAAGAAGCTCACTGGTGTTAAAAGCAAGGAGCTTCTCATTTGGGTTACCCTTTCTGATATTTCAATTCAAGACCCGGAGTTTAAGAAAATTACCTTTGCTACCCCTGCTGGACTTTCTAGGGCTTATCCTGTGTCTGCTttcgaggaggaggaggaggtgaaGAATTGA
- the LOC138904889 gene encoding uncharacterized protein: MGILETSGVSFTTFQFFGATFRWWEAYERRRPIGAAPLTWRELSILVLEKYLPQSCREELRRQFEQLHQDGMSVKQYGMRFSELAYHAVWLVPTDREKIRRFSDGLTYQLRLLMTRGRVSCATFDEVVDIARQIEIVRS; the protein is encoded by the coding sequence atgggtattctggagaccagtggtgTCTCGTTCACCACTTTTCAATTTTTTGGGgctaccttcagatggtgggaggcttatgagagacgTAGGCcgatcggtgcagcaccacttacatggcggGAATTATCCATTCTTGTTTTAGAGAAATATTTGCCGCAGTcttgcagagaggagctgcgcagacagtttgagcagttacatcaggatggcatgtctgtgaaaCAGTAtgggatgagattttctgagttggcttatcacgcagtttggttggttcccactgatagggaaaaGATTAGGAGATTCagtgatggcctcacatatcaattgcggttacttatgactcgggggAGGGTATcttgtgctacttttgatgaggtagttgacattgctcggcagatagagatagtACGTAGCTAG